In Leishmania braziliensis MHOM/BR/75/M2904 complete genome, chromosome 14, the following are encoded in one genomic region:
- a CDS encoding beta-ketoacyl-CoA synthase, with product MQWLDNYGDQRYDGHAVQKWLASNVDVCVYIAGAYLAFVFTGPRVMEALFHGKPSVAIIKKAWALWNLALSAFSLYGWLRVAPPLLRHLMKDGMHDTLCTFHEDEFYTTKVGFAMGMFAISKVPEFIDTVFLLMRGVNLSFLSWFHHVTTYLFVWYSYQQGTSIFICAAAMNYFVHSIMYFYFFLSEAGFKSLVKPFAMYITLLQITQMVGGLFVSGYVLLQKLTEGTSKPKTCSGTSISTARTQLVIYIFNFYLFSEMFVKGYVLPRKAPAGEATAVTAPSRKAA from the coding sequence ATGCAGTGGCTCGACAACTACGGTGACCAACGCTACGACGGCCACGCCGTGCAGAAGTGGTTGGCAAGCAACGtggatgtgtgcgtgtacatCGCCGGCGCATACCTCGCCTTCGTCTTCACTGGTCCGCGGGTCATGGAGGCCCTGTTCCACGGCAAGCCGTCGGTGGCCATCATCAAGAAGGCGTGGGCGCTTTGGAACCTCGCGCTCTCAGCCTTTTCGCTCTACGGCTGGCTGCGTGTCGCACCGCCACTACTGCGCCATCTAATGAAGGATGGCATGCACGACACCCTCTGCACCTTCCACGAGGACGAGTTCTACACCACCAAGGTTGGCTTCGCCATGGGCATGTTCGCCATCTCCAAGGTGCCCGAGTTCATCGACACGGTCTTTCTGCTAATGAGGGGCGTGAATCTGAGCTTCCTCTCCTGGTTCCACCACGTCACGACGTACCTGTTCGTGTGGTACAGCTACCAGCAAGGGACGAGCATCTTcatctgcgccgctgccatgaACTACTTTGTGCACTCCATCATGTACTTCTACTTCTTCCTGTCAGAGGCCGGCTTCAAGAGCCTGGTGAAGCCGTTCGCCATGTAcatcacgctgctgcagatcaCGCAGATGGTTGGTGGACTCTTCGTGTCGGGCTACGTACTCCTCCAGAAGCTCACCGAGGGCACATCAAAACCCAAAACCTGCAGCGGCACGTCCATCTCCACCGCCCGCACGCAGCTGGTGATCTACATCTTCAACTTTTACCTCTTCTCAGAGATGTTTGTGAAGGGGTACGTGCTGCCACGCAAGGCGCCGGCTGGCGAGGCAACGGCTGTTACCGCCCCGTCGAGGAAGGCCGCGTAA
- a CDS encoding beta-ketoacyl-CoA synthase: MQWVDNWGANHYDGYAFKQWLLDNHDIAIYVAVGYITFVFQAPKLVSKYLNLPANAKTSPLVPVINKTWAVWNILLSAFAFYGTTRVVPPLLYNLKTYGLHDTLCTFRPDEFYTSDVGVALGLFTISKVPEFGDTFFLVLKGTKLRFLSWFHHTAMFLYVWLSYETGSSTLICAAAMNYFVHTIMYFYFFLSEAGFKSLARPFAMYITLLQLAQMVGVMFVSGYVIVQKYILADQGITDGMTGSCSGTTMATARLQLGIYTAFLYLFGEMFMNNHVRPRAAKKAD; the protein is encoded by the coding sequence ATGCAGTGGGTCGACAACTGGGGTGCCAACCACTACGATGGCTACGCCTTCAAGCAGTGGCTGCTCGACAACCACGACATTGCCATCTACGTTGCCGTTGGGTACATCACCTTCGTTTTTCAGGCGCCCAAGCTGGTGTCCAAGTACCTGAACCTGCCCGCGAATGCCAAGACCAGCCCCCTCGTGCCAGTTATTAACAAGACCTGGGCCGTGTGGAACATCCTCCTGTCCGCCTTTGCCTTTTACGGCACGACGCgcgtggtgccgccgctgctgtacaACCTCAAAACGTACGGCCTGCACGACACCCTCTGCACCTTCCGCCCAGATGAGTTCTACACGTCCGACGTCGGCGTAGCGCTAGGCCTCTTCACCATCTCCAAGGTCCCCGAGTTCGGAGATACCTTCTTCCTGGTCCTGAAGGGCACGAAGCTGCGCTTCCTCTCCTGGTTCCACCACACCGCCATGTTCCTGTACGTGTGGCTCTCGTACGAgaccggcagcagcaccctcatctgcgccgctgccatgaACTACTTCGTGCACACCATCATGTACTTCTACTTCTTCCTGTCAGAGGCCGGCTTCAAGAGCCTCGCCCGCCCGTTCGCCATGTAcatcacgctgctgcagctggcgcagatGGTCGGTGTGATGTTTGTGTCGGGCTACGTCATTGTCCAGAAGTACATCCTGGCTGACCAAGGTATCACCGACGGCATGACAGGGTCGTGCTCTGGCACCACCATGGCAACGGCCCGCCTGCAGCTCGGCATCTACACAGCGTTCCTCTACCTGTTCGGCGAGATGTTCATGAACAACCATGTGCGCCCGCGCGCTGCCAAGAAAGCGGACTAa